The Vicia villosa cultivar HV-30 ecotype Madison, WI linkage group LG1, Vvil1.0, whole genome shotgun sequence genome includes a region encoding these proteins:
- the LOC131624438 gene encoding NAD(P)H dehydrogenase (quinone) FQR1-like produces the protein MATKVYIIYHTVYGHVEKLAEEILKGASSVEGIEAKLWQVPEILSEEVLRKMKAPPRSEVPDISPKQLTEADGFLFGFPARYGLMSAQFKFFLDATGSLWNKQALAGKPAGFFFSTASQGSGQEETAFTSITQLVHHGMLYVPIGYTFGAGMYEIEKVKGGSPYGSGTFGEHDVGEPSELELAQAFHQGKYFAGIAKKLKGSQ, from the exons ATGGCCACTAAAGTTTACATTAT TTACCATACTGTGTATGGACATGTTGAGAAGCTAGCTGAAGAGATTCTAAAGGGAGCTTCATCCGTAGAAGGTATCGAAGCAAAACTTTGGCAG GTGCCTGAAATATTGTCTGAAGAGGTACTTAGGAAGATGAAAGCACCACCAAGGAGTGAAGTTCCGGATATTTCACCAAAACAGCTTACGGAAGCTGATGGATTTTTGTTTGGTTTTCCAGCAAGATATGGACTGATGTCTGCTCAATTCAAATTTTTTTTGGATGCAACTGGAAGTTTATGGAACAAACAAGCACTTGCAGGGAAGCCGGCAGGCTTCTTTTTCTCCACTGCTTCTCAAGGAAGTGGCCAAGAGGAAACAGC GTTTACATCAATTACTCAGCTTGTTCACCATGGAATGCTTTATGTGCCAATTGGTTACACATTTGGTGCTGGAATGTATGAGATAGAGAAGGTGAAGGGTGGATCACCATATGGTTCAGGAACTTTTGGGGAGCATGATGTAGGAGAACCTAGTGAGTTGGAATTGGCTCAAGCTTTCCATCAAGGCAAGTACTTTGCTGGAATTGCCAAGAAGCTCAAGGGATCACAATAA